The following DNA comes from Quercus robur chromosome 1, dhQueRobu3.1, whole genome shotgun sequence.
TAGGTCTCTCTCCCCCTCACATGGTTCAACCCTTGGATAATTGGTGAGATGCACATgaattctatttgttttttaacGGGAGGTTAACAGAAGTGTTAATTTGGCAAGTGTGTAAAGTTTATGGAGTAAGTTAGCCAAAATAAAAGTTCATGGGCTGTATGGGCATGAACTAGATtcatcacacacacactagaTTCACCGCACGTGCTTTATGTGTACAAtaatgctcttttttatttatttattttttttgtttcgtgttataatgtttaaaagtgatatataaataactgcgtttttaaaaaaaaaatgtaagataacatgaaataatgtttaaaaatgagataaagatAATGTCCTAAATTTTAGGCTGAATtgagaagataaaagaaaaaacctaaaacttaagaacaataaattattcttttaacccgtttgtgttttttaatttaagattatttaaataaaatatagggcTATTTCaaagagtttaagaatttgtgtaaGGGTATTTTAAAACGAAAAATGTAGAAAACCAATCAGAGAATCCtgttattaatagtatagatatatatattcttgGAATCACTTTTCAACCATTGTGGTTTCTGGTTGATAAATGAATGCATATTGCCaaactttattttcatattagtttgggatacatatataaaataacagAGAGTATTgccaattttaaattttgcacTAACAGtgctcattaaaataaaataaataaataaaccttaatTTTGAGCTTTAACAAGATTTGATTAAACATTGACGTTTGGAGGATagttgtactttttttttcctcttacaTTGATATCTATAATTTCTTAAACATTGTAAATATATTTGTCTAATTACACTTCTACAACTCATGACAAAGGATAGCCActtttggaataaaaaatatgcCAAGGCACTAGGGTTTAGTTTGAAATtagttttcataaaaaaaataaataaataaaaacttcttaGATTAACCGtgactaataataataataatattgatgAACCCAATGTAGCATAAgataatttcttacaaaattttgcgAAGTGCACCGCACATTGCTAAGGATATCAACTAGTACATGTTAAAAGAAATTGTTTGGTACATCCACATAAAACTATCAACTtgcatttaattatttgttaattttaatgaATCTAACAAACATTTGTAAGTTTAAACATAAACATGTACTTATACATAAACGTGTATTTTtgacatatgaaaaaaaaaaaaaaaacatttacttATACATTAAAGTGaatctattttcaaaaaaaaaaaaaaattgaatgaaatcaaataattttatacattcATTCCAATAGTAGACACGAAACAGATGATATCACAAAGCTAATTCTAAGATAGTTAGCTCGTTCTATCATCTATGATTACCATTGTGCAACTTAGGTTTAGTAGATTCAAAACCATTGAACCCACGTTCTTGAATATTCTTTTGATGCTCAtcaacaattttcttataagaGACAGCGATAACTCAACAATGTATAGTGAAACGGTCATGTAATAGAGGCCCGATGCAACTCCACAAAAGCCTCGAGCCACCAATGGGGCAACCCTGACCATCAACACTAATTACTAATGATAACGCAAAGCTAATTCTAAAATAGCTCGTCCTATGATTACCATTGTGAAACTTAGGTTTAGTAGATACAAAACCACTGAACCGAGATTCATGAAAACTCCTATGATGCCCATTAGCAATTTTCGTATTTGATATGGTATGAAATTAAGGAGGAAAACGGCGTGTCATGTGATACAGCCTTGATGCTACACTCAATCATCAACACTGAGCTCACAATAAAAAGGGTGCTAGAAATTATTAACGTAAATCTAGTTCCTTTTTTATGGTTAGTCGAAATTGAGGCAAAAAAGCCCAGAAGGGTTGCCACTATTGTTGTATGTATCACTAGGTCATGTTGGTCATCATGTGAGTGGGTTAAGAAATCAGAACTAAGTCTCGAGGCAAAAGAGCCCACAAGGGCTACCATTATTGTTGTATGTCATGTTGGTCATTGGATAAGTGGGTTAAGAAATTAGAATTTACTATTTGGCATCAGTTTCAACTTTTAGCTTATagcttttattttctatgtacAACTTTTAAAAACCTCACTTTTCCCACTTTTTTGAAGGTACAAGTATACTTCAACacattttcagtaaaaagttttcaacaaaaagctaGATAAGTTGTTTCTTAATAGACACTTAGTCCAGATAAAGGCATTATTAAGAGACCATTTCACTCCTTATTTCATGCTAGTTTTATGCCTAATGCTCACTTACGCAATCCTCTAAATGCCTATCAacttggatttatttatttttgttaattttaatgaatctaacaaactttttttgacataaacataaataaatatatatatatatatatatatttaaacaaatgaaagaaattaaataattctACACATTAGTTCCTATGGCAAGCATGAAACGAATGATAATCTAAAgtcaattctaaaaatttcttGACCTATGATTACTATCTATAGAGATGTTACTATCTAAAGTCAATTCTAAAAATATCTCAATCAATGGTAATCTAAAGTCAATTCATAAGTTTTTCTACGTACGATGCATTTGAtaactgtaaggactcaattcgtaatgaccccaaaatgatgttgggttcgtatgttaaaaggcccaaacaataaaatttgtagagcgtgggcttgaaaggctaggtcttggtcaccggacggtagtTAATCAGGGTTTCCATAGCAATTTGCACAAGGATGAACCTGACGTGTTTAATAATAATCTATTCCGGTACGTCATGAGTGGCTCCGGTCCTTAGACCTCGTCCAAGGAGCTTCATGTCCTTCTTATTCTCCCTTTTTTAGGACTCCATGGTTTGGAAGCCCCCCTTTTTTGGCGCATAagtcttcacattatatagccatTATCGGTTGATCCTGACCCTCCACCTGTTTATCAGGCAGGTACCTATTCAAATACCTGTCCCATCAACCGCCTCCCCctgctttttgttagttgcactaaccgaagccacactgttcaggcgtcttttctcattaatatggctaggacgtttgtgggcgcgttcaatgcggaggtgacgtatttaccttgaaccaccCCCACTCTATACCCCcatgtgggtcccattctactcacCTCCTCTTCTGGGGGCATTTTGGAGGCAGCCTTTGGCGAGATGtcgctcttccctttgaagtcttgggatgccgaggacagggtcatcctcggccgCGTCTTtaggctatttggtctttcaccacttgtcctcggcaactactctcctcggcacgggccttAGGTCCTAGTGGAAAGTAGGCCGGGtcataagttctctggccccacaatagcccctcaaaatcctgctgtccggatCCTCGGTCgaataggagggttttgatgacatcaggcCTCTGTCAAAGCTTGTTAATACTTGTCACCTATCGGTTCCCGAGACTCTTCGtctgcccgagacacgttccTGGAACCTTTGGAAGGCGAAACGTGTCCTCATTAAATGCGGGCGGCTCTGTGCTTCCCACATTCAACGACGTGATGGTGATTTAACGGTGGAGATCTCCTTGCCTTTTTGGGCGGGAAAATTCGTGCAGTTACTTTCGATGGGAAGTATAAATGATATTTGGAACTGATTTGTCTCTCcacttttgcacttaagagttctagcgcaTATACCCTGGGTTCCTCCAAAATTTCATCCAAATTCAAGTttatctccagcacaaaaagcctgtccgaggcacctttcctcttttctgtaagttttctgccttcactaactcgtgttttttcttttccgagtttatttttctcttgttcctcTCCTTCTCCCGTCATTGGTTGAGTTTGTTTAGTAACTCTTAGAGATGGTTAAATTGAGACTGTGGAAATTGGTTGATATCGAAGAGgcgatggaaaagttcatcGCCGATTATAGGATTCCCCCCAACGTGAGTTTGAGGCACtgtaagatgggggagtggcACCTTCTGAGAAGGGCGGGTGAGGTGGTAATTCCTATTCTCGCCTTCgtagaggggggtatgagaatccccatggggcCGGTAATGAAGGGTTACCTTAGGCATTTTCGATTAGCCCCCACCCAGTGCGCCgccaatatgtttaggattctgggttgtgtggatgcctTAAACGAAAAGATGGGGCTAAGATTGACCCACCATGACGTGAATTGGtgctataatctccaaaatttgaagggaaAATCTTATTACATGAAGATGAGAGACGAGAGGGTTCGACTAATCTAATGTCTCCCAGATTCCAACAAGGGGTTAAACAAGGACTTTCTTATCGTATCCggtgaatggcatgatggcGTTCCATGGCCCATGgtggagggagaaccaggtggggtatagaGAATGGAAGGGTGCTGATCCTTTACGccattttaatttgatgtgGTTTGGTTACTAACCATGTGCATGTCTTTTTCTTGTAGATCTAAACGCCTTTCACTGACACTTTCACTTAGTTAACCGGGTGGACTTAGAGACTGTTCTTCAAGCGGCAGTTTTTGTAAATGACAAGGATGGTCAAGTcagagccgctcacaaaatcttagggtacGCTCCCCTTCAGAAGTCATTTGCCAACCCAAGGCACGTGATCAACGCTAACCATCCTCAgcttccaaaaattaccgtAGTCGAATCAGGATTTTTAATATCCGAAAGATCTTCTGTCCCAGAGGGCATCCCATTGGTGGACTCCTCCCCATCTCATCAAGCAGTGGAGGACGAAGGCGAGTTGGGTCAGTCCGAGGAGGGATTTGGGGCATTTGACCAAGCCGACTcatccgaggatccttctggtgatcTAGGTGACCCAGACCTGTCCGAAGCGGAACTGTTGTCAGTGGGAACATCCTTCCGAGCTGAGATGGGTCTGAAGAGAAAGCCTCCGACCAGCTTACTCGACCTCATCGAGGGTCAACTAGGGAAGGGTACACAAGGAAAACCACAATCCAGTGTTCCAACTCCCCCGCCTCAGCCTCAGCCCATCCAGACTAGGTCCTCGTCTACTAAGTCGCAGCCACAGTCTCCTCGTCCCCAACTTCCTGCTCCTCCTCAATCAGCTCTGTCTCCTCGGCCGAAGCCCACCgactcaaagagaaagaggagtcccAAGGGGAAGAAGCCCATGGATGGGGGAAAATCCCAATCCTCTCAGGAGAGGGATGAGACCTCGCGAGCCCAAAAACAGCTAAAGATTGGGCACCAAAGTAAAAGGAAAGGGACCGAGGTCCAATCCGCCCAAGGCAAGGGGAAAGGGACCGAAGCCCAATTCGCGCCAAGTGCTTGGCTTCCCGCCCCCATGCTCCACGGGGAGCCATTGCTAGAAACCGCGTTCATGAGGGACCTTGGAGATGGCGAGGGCGGTTATGTGGCCGACGCATTAGGAGAACCATGTTGCTTCCCACCGATGTAGAAGAGTTGAAGAAcatgaggatgcaggaggttttCCTCAGCGCGAAGAGGTACTTGGGTATGGTAAgactcttgaaacctaaaactcTATTAACTCTTGCTTCCAGACTGTCACTCACGATGCATTTATCTCGCTTGACAGGCTctccaggccacctataggatggaggaagaaGTTAATAAGTAGAGTAAGGCCGCCGAGGGTGAACGCACCAAACGCATAGAGGCTGTGCGGACCCTTAAAGTTTCCGAGACTGACCTCTCGAAGGTTAGGGAGGACTTGAAGAATGCTACTCGAGACAGGGATAGTGCCCTAGCGGGTTTAAAGGGCGCCCAAACGCAAGTCGAGGAACACACAAAGCGCCTACTCGTCACCGAGGAGCAGCTGCAGATAGCTAAGGAGCAGATCAGTGACTTGAAGAAGAAACTGATCATGGCAGACAATGCTAAGGGCGTGGCGGAGTATGCCCGGGACGAAGCCGTGAGGGCTAAGCAGGAGGCTGAGTTTGTCAGAAATGAGGCCGAAGCTGCTAGGGACAAGGCCAAGGAGGAGGGTTACGAGACAGGAGTAGCTGAAACCTAGGCCTCCCTTAAAACTCAAATCTCGGGTGTATGCAGGCTATACTGCTCTCAGATTTGGGAAGAAGCCCTCAAACAAGCTGGGGTGGAGGTTTCGTCCGACCTGTGGAAGGCGGAGAGCATATTTTACTCTCCAGCCATCCGCGAGACTGCCTCCGCCAGTTCCGAGGCTATGCGCGATCCACAGGAGGCCAATGCTGTTCAGTCAGAAGTTGCTCAGATCATCGTCCACTCCGGCGAGTTGACCGATGGAGGAGAGCCTCTTGATGCGACAGAAGCACCAGGAGGTCTGAATCCCAAGATGCCAAAGGAAGGTGCCGAGCCGACGGTCAGTGCTCAGATCCCTGGTGTAGAGGAGCCAGCCATCCTTACCCAGCCCCTGCAGGTAATTCCCTTCGCTGAGGTCCCCAAGAGCACCGACACCGATCCTGCTCAGCCTTCCCCAGAAGGGGTTGTCCTCCAGGGCGCCGAAGCTAGTCCTGCTCTGCCTTCCCAGGATGTGGCCGACACAAAATTGAAGAAGTAGAAGCCCCGGCCAACCTctgtatttgtttttagtttaattattacctagtttcccttttgttttgaaaactttgtagtttacttATAGTTGAACCTGTTGAACacatatatgaaattcttttcttcctttttcctttggaTTACATGTTAGTTGCCCTCGTCAATACTTACTATTGTTACGGACTTTATGATTTTTGAACTAGTTATCTTAATATATATGAATGGTTGTGCATATGATATATTTAGGATCATGTTTCGGAATGCTAGCTCACCCGCACCCATAGGGCATTGAACTCGTGTTTGAACCTACTTCAGTGGAGATATAGGCATCATCCGAGATGTCATGTGTGTTGTTAGGACCAACTTGGTATCcagatttcctttaagtaattggtttccccataggtttgagtccgaggaccatgcaataccttggttctgtccaaaacttagatattttctttaagtagttggtttccccataagtttgagtctgaggactatgcaataccttggttctgtccaaaacttagatatttaagtagttggtttccccataggtttgagtccgaggaccatgcaataccttggttctgtccaaaacttagctttttaagtagttggtttccccataggtttgggtccgaagaccatgcaataccttggttctgtccaaaacttagctttttaagtagttggtttccccataggtttgagtccgaggactatgcaataccttggttctgtccaaaacttagatattttctttaagtagttggtttccccataggtttgaatccgaggaccatgcaataccttggttctgtccaaaacttagatttttaagtagttgggaggattagcccctcggccaaggcATGGGACACTGGTTTGgggggattagcccctcggccaagcccctagaaccatccgcaCTACTGACGCTTCGAAGCATAGCCCCTAATGGAAAAGTGTAGCCCCTAATGGAACTTTATGTTAGGACACTATAACGGGCTGTTGGAAGTGATGGGGGGACTTTTTCGacccaccgcctgtgccaacacacaagccttcccacagacggcgccaattgtaaggactcaattcgtaacgaccccaaaatgatgttgggttcgtacgttaaaaggcccaaacaataaaatttgtaaagcgtgggcttgaaaggctaggccttggtcaccggatgGTAGTTAATCAGGGTTTCCATAGCGATTTGCACAAGGATGAACCTGACGTGTTTAATAATAATCTATTCCGATACGTCATGAGTGGCTCTGGTCCTTAGATCTCGTCCAAGGAGCTTCATGTCCTTCTTATTCTCCCTTTTTTAGGACTCCATGGTTTGGAAGCCCCCCCTTTTTGGCGCATAagtcttcacattatatagccatTCTCGGTTGATCCTGACCCTCCACCTGTTTATCAGGCAGGTACATATTCAAATACCTGTCCCATTAACCGCTTCCCCctgctttttgttagttgcactaaccgaaaccacactgttcagacgtcttttctcattaatatggctaggacgtttgtgggcgcgttcaatgcggaggtgacgtatttaccttgaaccaccCCCACTCCGTACCCCcatgtgggtcccattctactcgcctcttcttcTGGGGGCATTTTGGAGGTAGCCTTTGGCGAGATGtcgctcttccctttgaagtcttgggatgccgaggacagggtcatcctcggccgtgtctctaggctatttggtctttcacCACTTGTCCTAggcaactactctcctcggcacgggccttAGGTCCTagtggaaagtgggccgggttataagttctctggccccacaataactATTTTTGACCTCGATGTGGGAATGGCAAAACCTTTTCACCCAACTTAACTCGTCCTAACCCATTCTGCCCCCACGAATTTTTCCCACTATATAAATGATGGGACAGAGATGGGTTTTGCTCACCCTACTTCATAAGTGCATTGAAAAATTCTTCTATGAAAAGATATTGTTATTTGTGTTGCATTAATCAATGCAATCGTATATGTGAATATCAAGATATATCAAATaccatatcatttaaaattctaaatgtcattcaaaaaataaaatttaaccaTAAAATGTACTCTTTTCATTTAAAGTGAAATAGAGAGTATCATTCCATTTTTGGTAAGTTTCATAACATCCATTTCATTAGTATGTTAATCTGTATTAAGGTACCACTACGCACTCTTGGCGTAATGGTCACTATACAAGTACTGAGTTCATGTGGGGTTGGGGGCAAAGGCTGGGGTTTAAGTCTCCAGAAaggagattcacacacatatacacacttagattaggctaaaatagaatttttatcttgtataaaaaataaataaataaaaattgtattgagGAAAATTATTGGATGCACCAAATTCTAAAGTACAATGATGTAATCCTCTCTCTTTTCACATGAATGATAGATCCTaccaaaaatttatttagtGAGACCTATTATTAGTCTATTATATTAGATGATAGAGTACCACATCATTGTACTATTGGGAGTACTAAATATTTGCTCATGTTAGCTGGGTTTAAAGCATCAAGTTTTAAGTCACTAATTAGTAATATCTCCAAGCTCTACTCTAATTGTCTTGAGGACTAAAAGATATTTATTGCAATTTCCAAATTTGTCTAACCACCAAGCAACAGAAATGCACTTACTAGCTTAAATGAACTACTATAGCTTAGTTCAACAAAAGTATTACCAACTACCAAGTACCAACATAAATAAATGCCAAAACTCATTTTTAGAAGaaattacaattgaattttctagatttcaataattatgTAGACTCCTTGAAATACAATtgataagaaataatttttttttattgatcgGGACTCGGGAGAATCATGTGAATATCCTCGTCATACAAAAAATTACAGggaaacaaagagaaaagaaaaaacaaatgaaatgaaataaagcAGAGACAGTTACTTAACACAATTTAAGACAAAACAAACCAAGGCATAAAATCAATATTAGAACTTATATATGACTTTGCATTACGACTAATTTGTGTTAATAGCTCGGCATGATTGCCTTATTTCCCCTTGTGTGCCAGTAAGGACTTCAACTGCTCCCAACTTAACCATGGCCTGAGCAAATTTAGATCGAAAATCGGAAAATAAAGCTATCCCTTGAACCGTGCTCCTAGTTAGTGGGTCCAAAGCTAGCTCTTGATCAATTTGGAGAATCCCTCTACGCATTAAGATTTGCCAGTAGTATGACTTGGAGATGAACGAACTTTGAGAACTCTGGTCAAGATTAACGGTGTTGCTGCTTGCTGAGTTTTGGGGACAGATAGGTCTTAGCTGACTGGCTAACCATGGATTCATGGTAGGGTCAGGTTTCCCAGTGTTTTGGAAATTGTAAAGGCGATCTTGGAAGAGGGAACAATGTGCAACTCCAACAGTGTGACCACCTATACATCATGAAACATGgcatatatattaacaaaaagcTTGAGTGGTTTTACAATGCAtaaataagaatatatataataagataaGGAGTAGTAAGATATATATTGTTTAGTACCAAGAAGATAAACCATGTCTGTAGCACTAAGTCCTTTTCTAGCGAATGCAGCAATGGAGTCATTCACTGATATCCTAGGACTTGGAAGATCAACGTTTTGGGCAAGGGATACCAAGCCATCTCTTCTCCCCGTTTGTACATCGTATCGGCATCCTTCGTTAATCTGCATCATCGAATATTATcatactctatttttttattattatgttatctATCTAATTACCACATGTTATTGTCGACACAGTTGCATATCATCACCAGGAACCATTTGATCTACAGACTACGTACAGGCCATTGTATATTGAAATTTATGCTTGGCATTTAAGTTCTTACTATGATAATGGAGCTAGCTGACAATGATAAAATTATGTTCCAATTAAGTCAATATATTGATGAGAGTATATCTATTCATTACCAAAGCAAAAACGTCCCTGGTAGCCATAGAAATAATATCAGCGCAAGAGACAACTCCTGGGCAGACGGCCTCCACGGCAGCCTTTGCTGCGTCGATAACTTCAAAGCCCCTCACACTTAGATTTGGAGGTGCAGTTTTCTCGGTGTTGTTCCCATCCAGTAGAATCGATGCATCACATCCCTTTTCATGTTAAATATAGCGTTAGCCCATGTTgtgcaaacaaaaaaacaaaaacaaatacccATAAAAGCtaataataattgtaaacaaaaaaagaatttgcaATGGgagaattattaatttatataagatttacattgtaaactaaataaatatatacaatatatattCGCACGAAAGTGTACAATGTTATACACATTTgcataaactaataattttcctcTGCAATATTATTATGAAGAGCactacaataacaaaaattttggcaacattttattttgggtttgtggTATTTCCTAACATCTAGAATGCATTAGGGAGCATGAACTTctcaccaaaattttttttttttgggttaaatctAAATTGAGAAGATCTTCTATGGCACTGCATAGAATGTGaagtcatttaaaattttaaatgagatgacactttttacatttttttttttttaaattctgtaCATATCAATCCTAATCGCACAAAAAGAGAGGTAGAATGCCACTAAGCCACATAGCTATAgctgaaaataatatatttaattggtATATATGTTAAACAAAATGGAGTACATGCATGTTAACCATTTTGTGGTACCTAgatataaaaagtaaagaaattaaaagagcTCACTTTAACAAAGCAATCGTGGAATTGCATGCGAATGAGAGCTGGCGCAATAGTCGGGTCCTCATTGAATTTTGCCGCGACAACTTGGGTTACAATTGCCTCAACATCTACCAAACATTTTCCCCTATAAAATCCTACCTGAAGTTGACCATAACTATGGCCTGTGAAGCTCATCAAGATGAACCCAAGGCAGAGTGCAATAGCAGATGTGCTAGACATTTTCATGATCTTCATTCACTTAGAAGTAGAACTACAAAAAATGCACATGAAATAAAGGACATCTTTCTTTCCTATTTGTAGGGAAGAAGATATGGACTATGGAGTCCTAACctactacaaaaacttgatgGTTTGCACGACTTGCATTTAGGTggggtttcttttttcaatcACAAGGTGTTCTAGGTTGTGACAAAACATGTACATATAAGCAAATATTCAATTATTGGGtgatatattgtaaaatatgtAAGAGGTGCCGACTTGGTTAATATTTCTATATTGGAATGAGaatcaataaaatcaaagaaaatcatGGATGAGTTTAAAGTTCAGATCATCTTACTCcttaataattttagtttttattggcACGCGTTTTCAACAGGCagcaataattaattattagatCACGAACTCAATACAAATTAAGTCCCAAGCTGCAAAATCTGATCAACCACAACCAGTAACAAACAATTTCACCTAACATCAACTACTAAAAGAAAATTCCGAGACTTAGCAAATTAATCTTCTATTCAACGTGAAGAATCCATATACATTCCCAAATGAAGCTACCTATCTCTGATATCAACAATTAATACTTATTTATGTACAGCATTTTCATATTATGcaatcttctttttatttcaatCCAAAGATGATATGAATGTGCAGGCCAAGCCAGTTTAACAGAACTAACTATTTTTCATACAACTTGTGCAGAATTGAATTCCACTGCCTTGAACTCTTTAGTGTTTCACTtagaaatttaattagaaaCCGTATCTTTTACTCTTTTCAATGCTATTCTTTTAGTGTATGTGTATCGAGGTTGATGCTTTTGCCCCATTTGATGATTTCTCAATGCAGTTTCATGGGAAAATGACTTAGTTGGAGTTGGAGCTattaattgttagaattatgttattaaataattaaatttatcattttctaataACTTAAGTTTTTTAGAGAATCTGTAATTTAACATAGTATCAAATGTCTTCACCACACTATTTCACATTTAAAACGTTTCGAGTCTTACCTATTAAAAGAGATTTTAAACCCATATgtaaagaaaattgttaaaattatatgattaaataattaaatttaccatcTCCTAAAATCCAAATAGTTCAATCTTTTAAAAGAATACGGTAATATTTAACATCAATATAGATTTCAGTTATCAAAAAGTGAGTctttaaaaacaaatgaaaaaagaagcTTAGCGAATAGTACTAAATTACTAATAGGTCAATTccgaagaaagaaaagaatgataGGATATATAATAGAGAAGTTTACAACTTTCCTTGgccaatatttttatttttctgtcgTTTCGTATTATAAACCTGTTGTGGCTCTCTTTCATCCACCCGCGAAATGTTTCATAGTTAGCTAGAAaacatttaaataattattgggCATAAAATGATGGGCCCAAACAAGGATTAATAgcccatttatttttcaacagTTTACATAAACacttatttgatttaaatttccGTCAATGTCACAATTACTGTTGAATTTTATGTTACCGTTGGTTTTTTACGTTGCAGTACCGTTAATCTCGCTTATTTGACATTGATAGAAATTTCCTATTGAATTATGatgaacatttttattttgtcattgtTGAACATCAAGAGTTAGCTTTTGATAacctctttatattattttgctaTATCTATTCGATAGCAATGATGGATTTTTTCTATTACTTACTGAACATGCTTACTTGGATTTCATTAAACAAATTTGACCATAATTACTAGATGCCTTTGctctaattttaattaaagtttacTTTGACTTCACTAACATTTTTTCATAGCTTTGCTAGATGAATAGCACTTACGTGATTAAATATGtcattttaaatttgtaaagcATATTACTTTTAATCTAAGTCTTACTAAACACGCGGATCCTATTTTTCTAGCATTATT
Coding sequences within:
- the LOC126721300 gene encoding peroxidase 60, with the protein product MKIMKMSSTSAIALCLGFILMSFTGHSYGQLQVGFYRGKCLVDVEAIVTQVVAAKFNEDPTIAPALIRMQFHDCFVKGCDASILLDGNNTEKTAPPNLSVRGFEVIDAAKAAVEAVCPGVVSCADIISMATRDVFALINEGCRYDVQTGRRDGLVSLAQNVDLPSPRISVNDSIAAFARKGLSATDMVYLLGGHTVGVAHCSLFQDRLYNFQNTGKPDPTMNPWLASQLRPICPQNSASSNTVNLDQSSQSSFISKSYYWQILMRRGILQIDQELALDPLTRSTVQGIALFSDFRSKFAQAMVKLGAVEVLTGTQGEIRQSCRAINTN